Below is a genomic region from Littorina saxatilis isolate snail1 unplaced genomic scaffold, US_GU_Lsax_2.0 scaffold_498, whole genome shotgun sequence.
ATCTGCAATACCCCATAGTAACGCCCGGGAACCcgtgcctacacacacacacagtgggtGATTTCAGCTGCACACACAGTTTTTATTGGAGAAGATAATGAGGTGACGTCATGGTGACATCACGTCCTTCGGCGCATGCGCAAGTGGACAAGTTCAGGCATGTGCGTGACGCCATTTGTATTTTGTTCACTGCGGCAGACTCATTGAGGTAAGTTTGTGCCAAACCTTTATTTGTACACCAGACAGTTTTCAGAATTTCAGAATGGTTTCACCATGTCGGCACTGTAGACAGTTAGTGGTCATATATTTGGCGTCAGCTGAAATTCTTCTCAGAAGACTTCTGTTGTCTCGACTTTGTAAAAGTTTGTTGTAGATCTATACTCGGAGACCCGGTTTCCGTGCTAATAAGGGTTTTCGTCACCTTTCATTGAAGCTTGAAAAGCTTCCTTTCAAAATATATGCGGCTTGTTAAGTTCAATCAAAACAGAAACGGACGAGACCAAAATTTAGACTCGGCATGATCAAGAAGCAGAAATGTACGGGAAAGAACGAAGCATGTGACAATGGCCACTTCTTCAAACCGTCCCCTGTTTCCGTGCAACTGAAACTTTTATTAGAAAATCGATTTAATTTACCGATTTTTGACCTGCTTGATGTCATGAAGAGTCGAACACGTCTTTACTCTTCCGTTCAATAGCTCTTGTTTGAAAAGTTTTAGGTTTCGGTCGCAAAGGCAACGCGTATTCCCAAATGGTGAATCCGCAAATGGTTTCGTTCATTTGGTCACTTTATCGCACGGGGTTGCCCGTCCACGGATATAAGACGTATTACTGGTGTTACGATTTTTCTTAACAAACTGAGCTGATTTTCAATCAAAATGAGGCACTTTCCCAATCATTTAGATCatgcagtagcagacgacaacatGTAAGATTTTCAAACGTGCGTCTGGATCGCAAGTGAGGCTGTCAAAGATTCTCAAAATAGTGCCTTAGGAAAAATGCTCCATTTTCGCTCGGAGagattcaagaaaacaaaatcgtTATCAGTTGATCGGCATCGTCCGTGATTTTTGGCACAGATCTCGTCTGACCACTCCTGCGTTAAACTTCGTCACCAATGACGTCAAAATCCTTGGCAGAATAGACTGCAACCCGAAAATAGCGTTTGCACGGAAACTGGGTTCCCGTCCTGTAAAGttgttcttttcttgtcttcttccttttcttccatcttcttctctttcttccatTTTATCTTCTTCTCCCCCTGTTCAGTCTTcgtcttttccttcttcttctctatcttttccttcttccttctcctcgcAAACGTCTACCAGTGAAATGGCCCTTTCAGAAGCCCTTCAGGAACTAGTTGCTCaattggtttgtttctgttgtacatgtactcagtactggtttgtttttttcaggtTTGAAATGTCGCAGAAGTTTCCCCCCAATAGCAGAGGCAGCATGCTTCTGAAGCTGGCTTTGAATCAGCTCAAAGCTACAGCAGGTAAGCTtcgcaaaacaaatttcagaagaacaaaaacattTCAGACTTTACATTCACAGCGCTGTGACTGTGAGCATTTCTTCTTTATGTGGAagtttgtataattatgtggcCGTCCATGATACTGGGAAACTGATTTGGTACACAGATGTTTGGGGTTTATGGCAGCTGGGACATGATATGATAGTGGAATTTAGATGCTTGAAACAGTTTGGCTGAAAAATGGGTTTTTGTTGACGCAAGTGCTGATCATGATGTTGGTTACATGGTTTCCAAGTTGATTCTCTGTCACCAAAACAATTTTATAGCAAACAACTTTGAACTGGATCACATATAAAGCTACAATATATGAGAAGGGCATAATAAAAGAATGGCATTATTAACAGCCAATAAGTGTTTTCTCCAAAATCACACCTGTGATTACACAACATTGTGTAAATTACATGGAAGCCATGCCCAGTATCGTGGATGGCCTCATATACATATATGAATAAGGAGCGTTTGACTACAGGTGAGAGATTAAATATCAATAACAGGGTTTCCGTATTCGCCCCAAATAAGACgaacatacaaacaatacaaaatgtAAACCTTCAACGAATAGCTGCCTGAAATTCAGTGAAAATTgcctgaaaaaaaaaagttttcacatAACATTTTTTCTGTGTGGTGGCAGAAACTCCTAGTGACGGCATTGTACAAGTGGAAGAGGTGAACAAAACGGACAATAGGACCAACACCATTGGCTTCAATGCGCGTCCGGGACGCCCACCTGAGCTTTCACGCAGTCTAGGGCAGGGTACGAGGCAAGGATTTCATCAGTCAGCCGAATCTGCTGGAGGTGAGGCCTTCatcttttctgtattcttttgtaTAATCAGGTGTGAAACTTTTCAGGTTCCCAGGCATTATTAAATTCTGAaagagctatatatatatatacaacaacaGCTGCCAGGTTTCACCCATGTATAATTATTTGCTTTGAATTGATGGGTATTTGAACTCTCAGAAACACATTAGTTCATTTAGTACATAATGTCCTACGGCCTTAGTGCCTATTAAGTTAGTGCCTATGTAAAAACCATGGGTTGTTTTGCACCCACGAGGTACTGCGCGTAAGTTTTTTAGCGGGTATTGCGAAGGTTAACCCCTTGTCTATCGATCGTAGAATAAGACGTGTCGTTGTATCATCCCATGTCTGGATCAACAGATAGAGGGGTAAAGCAAATTCTCAGAAAGGGACAAAGTGAATTTGAAAAACTCAATTGTGCTATGTTCATTgtattttctttcttatttgcaGGCCGAGATAGGGATGAGAAGTCCAGGGACTCGGAGTCCAGCAGGATGAGGCGCTCTCAGAGCTGCTCCCCTGGAGACAGCGACCGCAGCGAAAGGTCATGCAGGTCAAGGTCCAAGGAGAGGGCAAGAAGGTCACGATCACCCAGAGAGGATAAGCTGAaagaagagaaggagagggacaaggagagagacaggAGCAGAGAGAAGGAACGAGACAAAGACAGTGGGCGAGACAGATGCAGCAGGGAcgacaacagagacagagatcccGTTCGcacagacagggagaggtcTTCCGGCCAAGAACGAGACCGTGACCAAGATCAGTTTGAGCGAGAGAAGAGAGACCGTGACCGCAGCCCGAGAGAGAGCAGGAACAGAGAGGACAACCCAGACAAAGAGAGGAAAGATAGAGATTCGGAGGGGGACAGTGACAGCGGAAGAGACAGAGGTCGGGGCAGAGACGAAGGAAGGGGgaggaacagagacagagacgcagGAAGGGATAGAGacggaggaagagacagagataagggAAAAAACAGGTACCGAGAGCGAGAGggcagacagcgagagagaaacCAGGAGAGAGAGGACGAGGTCCGCTTTGTCAAGACCGGCTGGAGGTCAGGCGGTGACTGCGACAGGAACCGAGAGGACAGTGGGGGCCGGGGTGGTCACCGTGGCAACGACAGAAGGGACTTCCCTGGGCGCCAGGGATGCCCACCTCAGTCTTCACGCAGTCCAGGGCAGGGTGCCAGGCCAAAGACCAGCGACGGAAGGCGAGGATTTCGTCAACCAGCTGAACCTGCTAGAGGTGAGGCCTTCATCTTTTCTATATTATTTTGTATAATCAGGTGTGAAACTTTTCAGGATCCCAGGCATTTTTATATTCTGAAAGAGCTATATATACAACAACAGCTGCCAAGTTTCACCCATGTATAATTATTTGCTTTGAATTGATGGGTCATTGAACTCTCAGAAACACATTAGTTCATTGAGTGTAATGTCCTTTGGTCTTACCTGACTGAAAAGTGTTTTGTAAGTGTCTGATGtgcatttttttaaagtttttagaTGACCAGCGCTTTTtaatcatatgtgtgtgtgtccatgcatcTTAACATCATTGTAGGGTAATGTGTGTATCTAATCCAAAGTCAAGGTTGTGGTGGTACACACACATTGTGGGGTAGTCATTGTGTTAGCTCTGACAAATCTGTGCGCCTTTTTCAACTTCAATTTATGTTTCCTTCATTGTCAACCATATCTGAAAGAGAACACTACTGggcaaagaagcaaaaatgaaGCGGTGCACACTTTCATATGATTGTGTGAAAAATattaaactgtgtgtgtgtgcgttcatctACCTTACGTTAGCAGGTAGTGTGTGTATCTATTCACTGGGTCTATGGGGTATCTAAAATTTATGAAGAAGGGGTGCACACTATCCCCACCTTTTCCATTTCCATTGATCCCTATGTGTAACCTACATTCATACCAAGTTTTATCAAATTGTCCTGAATTCTGATCAGAGTATCTTAACAACCTTaacatgtattttttttttctttggcctAATTAAATCTCTTTGTTTCCAGAGTGGTCTTCTTACAGCGACTCGGACGATGACTATCTTCCCGGCTCAGAAGATGACACTGACTCGAGCAACAATGACGCCACAGCACCATGTGGAGTGCCAGGGACCACCAGTGAACCCGACGAGTCCATCATCTATCCCTTTCTACGTAAATCTGATGGTTAGTTAGTCTCATCctttttttatataattatTAGCATTCGTTTTACGTTAAAAAGGTTGAATAAGGATTACATGTGAGGACAGACACAATACTGAGCAATGAAATCCTGACATGAgcatcaaaaataaaaaatgctcaGATGGAAAAGTCTATGATTGTAATGGGAGCTAAAACACAGCTTTACCGGAAATAAAAGTCAAAACATAATTGCCTTCATGTCTCTTTCCTTTATTGATCGTCAATCATAGGTATGCATGGACAATGATGTAAGTACTTGGTGGACACCAACTGCAAGATATTTCTATCAAGTTAAAACGTTTGGAATCTTTGATTTTGCCCAGTGTTTGAGTTACATTTTATCCATAAAATCCAGCCAGACAGCACCTACATTTTGTGTAAATCAATTGAGCAAGAAATAGTTGTTGTGAAGACACCATTACTTACATCATTTGGCAAGtccatcacttttttacaagaacaagattaggcAGCATTGTAATGCTGCTGATTTAATTGATCACCTTTCTGGTAGACCATGCAacacaactgaaaacaaaagtgaaGGCCTGAAAATAATATGGCAAGTGAATCAGATGTAGCGTAAGTTATGAAGACACCAAGCGTAAGTTATGAAGACACCAAAATTGTGAAGTCTGTTATGCTTGAATTCTAGTACTCTTGAAATCTAGTCTTGTGTGTAAGAGGTTCCATTATTGATACAGTTTGAAATGATCTCACTCATTCGATTCATTGGTCTTTGGTCACAAACAGATACACAGTAAAGCGTAAGTAATGAGACACTAAAATTGTGATACTTTTGAAATATTGATGTAAAGTGACATTTAAGTCAAAGATTGTTGTCGCATGTCACATGAAACATCTGTAACGTATTGCGAGTTTCTTAGACACTAAAACTGGGGTTAGAATAAATTTTGGAAGGCAAGGATATTGACTTCAAACAAAAAGTATTCCTCCGGAGTGCCCGTTTAATCTTGTATTCTGTAAAACTGTTGTCTGTGAGTTGAACAGTTCTCATCCAGCTGGAGAGTGACAGGTGCATCTTGGAAGAAGGAAAACGGTTCCCATGAAATATCAGGGCGTGCTGGCCATGTGTAGAGCTCGTTGACTTGGCGCATAAAGTGCACTTTAGCCGTCCTGTTCACCTCGTTGTCGTCAAAAGCTTTCACCTGAAAAACACAAGACTGAAATTTAACAGGATGAAATTATAACCTGCTACGCACACTATAACACTTTATGAAAATAATATTGTACTTTCCGGGTTCCAAACCGCACCGTCTTACaagcctttaaaaaaaaaaatggggcaAAACATACATTCACTTTCGTAGCcgccctaaaaaaaaaaaatccatgtGTCACGATCGCATTCTTCAAACACTCCATTCCACTTAAAAAGTAGCGGCTTCTGACCAGGAATTTACGGTATCTGTAATTTGCAAAAATACATTTGAGACAATTTAAAGCACCAAAATCTACAAATTGAAAAGGGGGAAACAAACCTGACAGAGGAATGGCTTTCCATTCCAGGTCACTGGGTAGAAGCTATCGATCAGGATTATCTTGGTTCCACTTCCAGGATCAGGGAACCTGCACATGACAATGGTTTAATTATTGCGTGAATCCTAAATTCACAAGCAGACAGCTCCACCTCCCCCCATACCTACTGGGGAAACAATGATTGTTTCCAAAAGGGGATAACATTTTgttcaattctgtctgtttatcagGAAATGTGCTGTCTGTTTATGTCAAATCCATGCGAAATAGTTTTCAATATGTATTgaataataaaagcaaaatgTGTCTTTAAAGAAAGGTTAGGGTCAGCAGGAAAAAATATAGGttagccaaatatttttttatgcatattgttgttgttggggggggtgggggtggcgcGCTTACCTCAAGTCAACATCCAGAGGAGCAGGTTCGTTGTTCGGCAGGACAAGGTTGTCGTTGTCGTCACCAGCCGGGGGAGCAGGTGCGTTGATCCGCGGGGCAAGGTTGGCGTTGTCGTCACTGTGTTCAGGAGAAGCCGGCGGAGCAGGTGCGTTGATCCGCGGGGCAAGGTTGGCGTTGTCGTCACCAGCCGGGGGAGCAGGTGCGTTGATCCGCGGGGCAAGGTTGTCGTTGTCGTCACCAGCCGGGGGAGCAGGTGCGTTGATCCGCGGGGCAAGGTTGTCGTTGTCGTCACCAGCCGGGGGAGCAGGTGCGTTGATCCGCGGGGCAAGGTTGGCGTTGTCGTCACTGTGTTCAGGAGAAGCCGGCGGAGCAGGTGCGTTGATCCGCGGGGCAAGGTTGGCGTTGTCGTCACCGTGTTCAGGAGAAGCCGGCGGAGCAGGTGCGTTGTTCAGCGGGGCACGGTTGGCGTTGTCGTCACCGTGTTCAGGAGAAGCCGGCAGACTGTTGTTTGCTGCAGGTCTCTGAAAATGTACGAGCCAACTTAACATGTAgtgcacacaaaaataaatccAGCAATATATTGTCGTCGACACGCAAAAATGGCATTAGTCCAAAATGGTAACTTTATAGGAAAAGCAAAAATACTAATTGCCAACATCAGTACTTAGTC
It encodes:
- the LOC138955639 gene encoding U1 small nuclear ribonucleoprotein 70 kDa-like, producing MVTSRPSAHAQVDKFRHVRDAICILFTAADSLRFEMSQKFPPNSRGSMLLKLALNQLKATAETPSDGIVQVEEVNKTDNRTNTIGFNARPGRPPELSRSLGQGTRQGFHQSAESAGGRDRDEKSRDSESSRMRRSQSCSPGDSDRSERSCRSRSKERARRSRSPREDKLKEEKERDKERDRSREKERDKDSGRDRCSRDDNRDRDPVRTDRERSSGQERDRDQDQFEREKRDRDRSPRESRNREDNPDKERKDRDSEGDSDSGRDRGRGRDEGRGRNRDRDAGRDRDGGRDRDKGKNRYREREGRQRERNQEREDEVRFVKTGWRSGGDCDRNREDSGGRGGHRGNDRRDFPGRQGCPPQSSRSPGQGARPKTSDGRRGFRQPAEPAREWSSYSDSDDDYLPGSEDDTDSSNNDATAPCGVPGTTSEPDESIIYPFLRKSDG